A single genomic interval of Chloracidobacterium validum harbors:
- a CDS encoding VWA domain-containing protein, with the protein MLLRTWLRLTRPRRPTAPPAGLVPSSAAALAAAEPTFSPDVAAVLAALQADLGRLSPQLAAGFADQAPTLIGQLGEPVFIALCRALNAASATRHTARLTDIVAETCQVVLALRDDEARCQALVEAALPLYATQPLLGAAALRAAAEHLALTADGFAQWLSFGLARHGANPSHLAAFARLETAQARSVLEAYLPGLPLEEAAPTLRHYLRALTGRSFRLAPSAGAADVGGQVRFQAQVHQLALPRRVALFSERDRNFLLYKLLAAQGAGRLLFGSYAEDTPPLRVAYETMRAFFADLGAGAGGLSHVDFAVIRDRAVERRLPPRPGVVTAEDALALFPDVETARTLFDVVEMARVLRRLRRAYRGVARDADALTAPLLASRQSLAGAPLTTAAVELLFRLALAGEVGPAVQAEYAALTKTLTDALAPCLAGDATVADSLQATLDIYRLLPPPSQPRWSSDAPPSNGMAPQRVPASGTAQPNPSIADAAGQSQSIRVVPALPGGLAQSVTSGNLPASAVPPPDDATPPPSDGLPGDQPLVPRQASWRAVASYRYPEWDVRLGEYRPDWCQVSELDTPGDLPTVPVGDSATVARLRRAFERWRPADLAWVRPTTDGSELALDALIERHVERRAQPWASDAVYARRQRMVRSVAALLLLDVSRSTGEPMAGAAPRRVLDGEVESVRCLAAALEQIGDRFAIYAFNSQGKDAVRCFRLKAFDERAERLAGRLTALAPASNTRLGAAIRHATRLLLAEAARSRLLLVVTDGLPHDSDYGDVTYAVADTAQAVAEAQAVGIRALGVALDAGQDAALLDTLFGRGRYARLREASRLPDALPRLYRRWAV; encoded by the coding sequence ATGCTGCTCAGGACTTGGTTGCGTCTCACCCGACCCCGCCGCCCGACCGCGCCGCCAGCGGGACTTGTCCCTTCATCTGCGGCCGCGTTGGCTGCTGCCGAGCCGACGTTCAGCCCGGATGTGGCGGCGGTGCTGGCCGCCCTGCAAGCTGACCTGGGACGGCTGTCACCCCAGTTGGCCGCCGGTTTTGCCGACCAAGCGCCAACTTTGATCGGACAGCTTGGGGAGCCGGTTTTCATTGCGCTCTGCCGCGCGCTCAACGCCGCCAGCGCGACGCGGCACACGGCGCGCTTGACCGACATTGTTGCGGAAACTTGCCAAGTCGTTCTGGCCCTGCGTGACGATGAAGCCCGGTGTCAGGCTTTGGTCGAGGCGGCGCTGCCACTCTATGCCACGCAGCCGCTGCTTGGCGCAGCCGCCTTGCGCGCCGCGGCTGAGCATCTGGCGCTGACGGCAGATGGTTTCGCGCAGTGGCTTTCATTCGGATTGGCACGCCACGGCGCGAACCCTTCACACTTGGCAGCGTTTGCGCGATTGGAAACCGCGCAAGCGCGGTCGGTGCTTGAAGCGTATTTGCCCGGACTTCCACTGGAAGAAGCCGCGCCAACGCTGCGCCACTACCTGCGGGCCCTCACCGGGCGGAGCTTTCGTCTTGCGCCGTCCGCTGGTGCGGCGGACGTGGGCGGGCAAGTGCGTTTTCAGGCGCAAGTCCATCAGTTGGCGTTGCCGCGACGGGTTGCCCTGTTTTCAGAACGCGACCGAAATTTTCTGCTGTACAAGCTGTTGGCGGCGCAGGGGGCTGGGCGACTCCTGTTTGGCAGCTATGCCGAAGACACGCCGCCGCTGCGAGTGGCCTACGAAACCATGCGGGCGTTTTTTGCGGATTTGGGGGCCGGTGCGGGCGGGCTGTCGCATGTGGATTTTGCCGTGATCCGAGACCGCGCGGTGGAGCGCCGGCTGCCGCCACGTCCCGGCGTGGTCACGGCCGAGGATGCGCTGGCACTTTTCCCCGATGTTGAAACCGCCAGAACGCTCTTCGATGTCGTGGAGATGGCGCGGGTGCTCCGGCGGCTTCGCCGGGCTTACCGCGGCGTGGCACGGGATGCCGACGCCTTGACCGCTCCCTTGCTGGCCAGTCGGCAGTCGTTGGCCGGAGCGCCGTTGACGACGGCTGCTGTTGAGCTGCTCTTTCGCTTGGCGCTGGCGGGCGAAGTTGGGCCAGCGGTCCAGGCAGAGTACGCCGCCCTGACCAAAACGCTCACCGATGCGCTTGCGCCGTGCCTGGCGGGCGATGCAACGGTTGCCGACTCATTGCAAGCAACCCTTGACATTTACAGGCTGTTGCCGCCGCCGTCTCAGCCGCGATGGTCTTCAGACGCGCCACCATCAAACGGCATGGCGCCGCAGCGCGTCCCGGCCTCTGGCACCGCACAGCCCAATCCGTCCATTGCTGATGCCGCCGGCCAGAGCCAGTCCATCCGGGTGGTTCCGGCGCTGCCCGGCGGACTCGCTCAGTCGGTCACAAGTGGCAATCTGCCAGCGTCGGCTGTGCCGCCGCCGGATGATGCGACACCACCGCCGAGCGACGGCCTCCCTGGCGATCAGCCGCTGGTTCCCAGACAAGCGAGCTGGCGCGCAGTGGCAAGCTATCGCTACCCAGAGTGGGATGTTCGACTGGGCGAATATCGCCCCGATTGGTGCCAGGTGAGTGAACTGGATACACCGGGCGACCTGCCGACCGTTCCGGTCGGGGACAGCGCCACCGTGGCGCGGCTGCGCCGCGCTTTTGAACGCTGGCGTCCGGCCGATTTAGCCTGGGTGCGTCCCACCACCGATGGGTCAGAGTTGGCGCTCGATGCCCTGATTGAGCGCCACGTCGAACGGCGGGCGCAGCCTTGGGCTTCAGACGCGGTGTATGCCCGACGGCAGCGGATGGTCCGTTCTGTGGCGGCGCTGCTCCTGCTGGATGTGTCACGCTCGACCGGTGAGCCGATGGCTGGCGCGGCTCCGCGGCGCGTGCTGGATGGCGAAGTGGAAAGTGTCCGCTGTCTGGCGGCGGCGCTCGAACAGATTGGGGATCGTTTTGCCATTTATGCGTTCAATAGTCAGGGGAAAGATGCTGTGCGATGTTTTCGGCTCAAGGCCTTTGATGAGCGCGCTGAACGCCTGGCCGGACGGTTGACGGCGCTGGCGCCGGCGTCCAATACCCGTTTGGGGGCGGCCATCCGCCATGCCACGCGGCTGCTCTTGGCTGAGGCGGCGCGCTCGCGGCTTCTGCTGGTTGTGACGGACGGATTGCCGCACGACAGCGACTACGGAGATGTCACCTACGCCGTGGCCGACACCGCACAAGCTGTGGCGGAGGCACAGGCCGTTGGCATCCGAGCGTTGGGCGTCGCCCTGGACGCCGGGCAGGATGCGGCGCTCTTGGACACCTTGTTCGGGCGCGGCCGCTATGCCCGCCTCCGTGAGGCATCCCGGCTGCCTGACGCGCTGCCTCGCCTGTATCGCCGGTGGGCAGTCTAG
- a CDS encoding ABC transporter ATP-binding protein yields the protein MTVAIHVERLSKTFKRYQPRRYRTLKESLINGEMFERRLSERIEAVRDVSFSVTAGETFGIVGRNGAGKSTLLKLLCGILKPTSGRIAVNGRIAALLSLGVGFHEQMSGRENVFLNGLVLGLTPREVRARFDDIVTFAELEDFIDAPVWTYSTGMRMRLAFSVAVNVDPDILIIDEVLAVGDAAFMEKCLGRMREFKAKGKTMLLVTHETAALTEWCRRALWLDYGQVRALGDPAEVVQAYLNEFSEAVSVAAMNAVA from the coding sequence TTGACGGTTGCCATTCACGTCGAACGTCTCAGCAAAACCTTCAAGCGCTACCAGCCGCGGCGGTATCGGACGCTCAAAGAGTCACTCATCAACGGAGAAATGTTCGAGCGGCGACTATCGGAACGAATTGAAGCCGTCAGGGATGTATCGTTTTCCGTGACGGCCGGTGAGACATTTGGCATCGTCGGGCGCAATGGCGCCGGAAAAAGCACCCTGCTCAAGCTGCTCTGCGGCATTCTCAAGCCGACGAGTGGCCGGATTGCCGTCAACGGGCGCATTGCCGCGCTGCTCAGTCTTGGCGTCGGCTTTCACGAGCAAATGTCCGGTCGGGAAAATGTTTTTCTCAACGGACTCGTGCTTGGACTCACACCGCGTGAGGTTCGGGCGCGCTTTGATGACATCGTGACCTTCGCCGAGCTGGAAGACTTCATTGACGCCCCAGTGTGGACGTACTCGACCGGGATGCGCATGCGACTGGCTTTTTCGGTCGCCGTCAATGTGGACCCTGACATTCTCATCATTGACGAAGTTTTGGCGGTGGGAGACGCTGCCTTCATGGAAAAGTGCCTGGGGCGAATGCGTGAGTTCAAAGCAAAAGGCAAGACCATGTTGCTCGTCACGCACGAGACGGCGGCGCTGACGGAATGGTGCCGACGCGCGCTATGGCTCGATTATGGGCAAGTGCGCGCGCTTGGCGACCCAGCCGAAGTGGTTCAAGCTTATCTCAACGAGTTTTCCGAGGCCGTTTCGGTTGCGGCTATGAATGCCGTTGCATGA
- a CDS encoding glycosyltransferase family 4 protein produces MKPVAFCTIAAKNYFACIQTLADSIRDHHPQVDVMALVVDRDELPPLTPIEKPLQLHGPLDFLSEDRFRSMAFKYDVTEFCTAVKPFYLEYLFKQGYQKVIYLDPDILVLRPLDIVLAALDQSAIVLTPHLVEPLPLDDKFPTEVTIMQAGAYNLGFIGLAAGAETERLLAWWSQRLEDLCFSDFSKGLFVDQKWIDLVPGLFDGVQVLRHPGLNVAYWNLRERDITEQQGEFFAKGEPILFFHFSGYNPSRPTIISRYLSRYTLDDYPVAAPIFDKYTKLLAQNGHAIYRKIPYGFDTFDNGFPIEPTMRRQYADALRQGRHFGNPFVVGGRRSFFREITGVEAVELPMGVNIAGYFRAELGLGEAARGYVHVIRKLGYATSLYDFSDTVSSRKLDTTFGEFSNENPFGVNLVCVNADQFDVFTSRVTEAFFQDRYNIGLWAWELPDFPSEWSPCARWCDEIWTASHFIRSSLEKAIQTPVYTIPHVVEIGPIKPLSKAHFGLREQDFCFLFSFDFNSTLERKNPLAAVAAFKRAFRPDEPVCLVLKCVNEHLHPESFARLEAAARGANIRILNGYLSREEKHALTQACDAYVSLHRSEGFGLTIAEAMYFGKPVIATGWSGNMDFMTPANSYAVEARPTVIRETVHVYRAGNVWAEPNVEHAARLMRDVYDHPEAARARGEQAARDIREHNSIAAVGRIIESRLRDIEQRRRTQVISRTLAARAATAAMTASPAPLPVDAVPATQNGHHPTSSWQLALRSKLDVARQALPLPGEAYMDDSQVGTLGRISKRFLARLFRFYIFHQNKVNQHLQARVAELTEDIHRLNETLAELRAPVLPPEKHR; encoded by the coding sequence ATGAAACCCGTTGCGTTTTGCACCATTGCCGCCAAGAACTACTTTGCCTGCATTCAAACGCTGGCCGATTCAATTCGTGACCACCACCCGCAAGTGGATGTCATGGCGCTTGTGGTGGACCGTGACGAGCTACCGCCACTGACACCGATCGAAAAGCCGCTCCAACTTCACGGCCCGCTGGATTTTCTATCCGAAGACCGGTTTCGCTCGATGGCCTTCAAATATGATGTCACCGAGTTTTGCACGGCGGTCAAACCCTTCTATCTTGAATACTTATTCAAGCAGGGCTACCAAAAGGTAATCTACCTCGACCCAGACATTTTGGTCTTGCGCCCGCTTGATATTGTTCTTGCCGCGCTTGACCAGTCCGCCATTGTACTGACACCACACTTGGTCGAGCCGCTGCCGCTTGATGACAAGTTTCCAACTGAAGTCACCATCATGCAGGCCGGGGCCTACAACTTGGGGTTCATCGGTCTGGCGGCCGGCGCGGAAACCGAGCGCCTGCTGGCGTGGTGGTCACAGCGTCTAGAGGACTTATGCTTCAGTGACTTCAGCAAGGGGTTGTTCGTTGACCAGAAATGGATTGACCTTGTGCCGGGACTGTTTGATGGCGTTCAAGTTCTGCGTCACCCGGGTCTCAACGTTGCCTACTGGAACTTGCGGGAGCGAGACATCACCGAGCAGCAGGGCGAGTTCTTTGCCAAGGGTGAGCCAATTCTGTTCTTTCACTTTAGCGGTTACAACCCGTCGCGCCCGACCATCATTTCGCGCTACCTCTCCCGCTACACGCTTGATGACTACCCAGTGGCGGCGCCAATTTTTGACAAGTACACCAAGCTTTTGGCGCAAAATGGTCATGCCATTTACCGAAAGATTCCCTACGGATTTGACACCTTCGACAATGGTTTTCCCATCGAGCCGACTATGCGCCGGCAATATGCCGACGCGCTGAGACAAGGGCGGCACTTTGGCAATCCGTTTGTCGTGGGTGGGCGACGCTCGTTTTTCCGCGAGATCACCGGCGTTGAGGCGGTTGAGTTGCCCATGGGGGTCAATATCGCCGGGTACTTTCGGGCCGAGCTAGGGCTTGGCGAAGCCGCGCGCGGATACGTCCATGTCATTCGGAAGCTGGGCTACGCGACCAGCCTGTATGATTTCTCCGACACCGTGTCCAGTCGAAAGCTGGACACGACCTTTGGTGAGTTTTCCAATGAAAACCCCTTTGGCGTGAACCTCGTATGCGTCAATGCCGATCAGTTCGATGTCTTTACGAGCCGGGTGACCGAAGCTTTTTTTCAGGATCGCTACAACATCGGCCTCTGGGCTTGGGAGTTGCCGGATTTTCCATCTGAATGGTCTCCCTGCGCCAGGTGGTGCGATGAAATTTGGACGGCCAGCCACTTCATCCGGTCCAGTCTGGAGAAAGCTATCCAGACGCCTGTTTACACCATTCCCCATGTGGTCGAAATTGGACCGATCAAGCCGTTGAGCAAAGCGCACTTTGGACTACGCGAGCAAGACTTTTGCTTTCTGTTTTCATTTGATTTCAACAGCACCCTCGAGCGGAAAAATCCCTTGGCGGCGGTGGCCGCTTTCAAGCGGGCATTTCGTCCCGATGAACCGGTGTGCTTGGTGCTCAAGTGCGTCAATGAACATCTCCACCCAGAGAGCTTTGCGCGGCTCGAAGCGGCGGCGCGTGGGGCGAACATCCGCATTCTCAATGGCTACCTCTCGCGTGAGGAAAAGCATGCGCTGACGCAAGCCTGCGATGCCTATGTGTCGCTGCATCGCTCGGAAGGCTTTGGGCTGACGATTGCCGAGGCGATGTACTTCGGCAAGCCGGTCATTGCTACGGGGTGGTCGGGGAACATGGACTTCATGACGCCGGCCAACAGTTATGCGGTGGAAGCGCGTCCGACGGTCATTCGTGAAACGGTTCATGTGTACCGCGCCGGCAACGTCTGGGCCGAGCCGAATGTCGAACATGCCGCCCGCCTCATGCGTGACGTCTATGATCACCCGGAGGCTGCGCGCGCGCGCGGCGAGCAGGCCGCGCGTGACATCCGCGAACACAACTCCATTGCCGCCGTCGGCCGCATTATCGAGTCACGCTTGCGGGATATTGAGCAGCGCCGCCGTACGCAGGTCATCAGCCGCACTCTGGCCGCTCGAGCGGCAACAGCGGCTATGACGGCGTCGCCAGCTCCCTTGCCCGTAGATGCGGTGCCGGCGACGCAAAACGGTCATCATCCAACGTCGAGCTGGCAGCTCGCCCTGCGCTCGAAGCTCGATGTGGCTCGCCAGGCGCTGCCGCTGCCCGGCGAAGCCTACATGGACGATTCCCAGGTTGGGACGCTGGGGCGTATCTCGAAGCGTTTTCTGGCCCGCCTGTTTCGGTTCTACATTTTCCATCAAAACAAGGTAAATCAGCATCTCCAGGCGCGGGTGGCCGAGCTGACCGAGGATATCCATCGGCTGAACGAAACTTTGGCTGAGTTGCGGGCTCCGGTGCTGCCGCCTGAAAAGCACCGCTAG
- a CDS encoding glycosyltransferase family 2 protein: MKSLLDYYRRHPHRIRQVMQTAGRLWRTEGVSGIWRHVRTRIAEESGAAPPRCPYARWVARYDRLTPTDRQRIQERLGKLSSHPRFSIIMPVCDPEVRWLRAALDSVRRQLYPHWQLCLADDASTNPEVRRCLTEATQADPRIVAVYRQARGHIAAASNSALELATGDFITFLDHDDLLAEHALACVAVALDVHPATDVLYTDEDQFDARGRRFAPHFKPRWSLEFLRSCHYLAHLTVYRAATVRAVGGFRPGFDGAQDYDLCLRVIEQIEPERIRHLPHVLYHWRVTASSTAGSAAAKPYATVAGQRALADHLKRVAPEAEVTSINPGRYRVRYPLPSPLPRVSVLMGTRDQARLTQVALHGVLAATDYPNLEVVLVDNGSREAETLRLFDALRTDARVRVIAYDAPFNFSAINNLAASEATGSVFVLLNNDVQVMRPDWLTELIRLAMRPDVGVVGARLLYPDDTIQHAGVVLGIRGVAGHVHQRTPRLARSVPSNVQLIWNEVVREVSAVTGACLALRREVFEAVGGLDAENLPVAFNDVDLCLRVRERGYRVLFTPYVELYHLESASRGSDHRPERQAAFRKECDYMRARWGELLGDDPYYNPNLTLDRLDASPAPPRRPYFFRE, translated from the coding sequence GTGAAATCGCTGCTCGACTATTACCGCCGTCATCCGCACCGGATTCGGCAAGTGATGCAAACGGCGGGCAGGCTCTGGCGCACGGAAGGCGTGAGTGGCATCTGGCGTCATGTGCGAACCCGCATCGCTGAAGAAAGCGGCGCGGCGCCACCGCGTTGTCCCTACGCCCGGTGGGTTGCGCGCTATGACCGACTGACGCCCACCGACCGGCAGCGTATCCAGGAGCGCCTCGGCAAGCTTTCATCTCACCCGCGATTTTCCATCATCATGCCGGTGTGCGACCCGGAGGTGCGCTGGCTGCGCGCGGCGCTCGATTCAGTCCGGCGGCAGTTGTACCCACACTGGCAACTCTGCCTGGCCGACGATGCTTCAACCAATCCCGAAGTACGCCGCTGTCTGACGGAAGCAACGCAAGCTGACCCCAGAATCGTTGCAGTGTATCGTCAGGCGCGCGGCCACATAGCTGCCGCGTCAAACAGCGCCCTCGAACTGGCGACCGGTGACTTCATCACGTTCCTTGATCACGACGACCTGCTGGCCGAGCACGCGCTGGCCTGCGTTGCCGTGGCGCTCGATGTGCACCCCGCAACCGATGTGTTGTACACCGATGAGGACCAGTTTGACGCACGCGGTCGCCGCTTTGCTCCCCATTTCAAGCCACGATGGAGCTTGGAGTTTCTGCGTTCCTGTCACTATCTGGCGCACCTGACCGTCTATCGGGCCGCGACGGTGCGCGCGGTCGGCGGCTTTCGTCCGGGATTTGACGGCGCGCAGGATTATGACCTGTGTCTGCGCGTCATCGAGCAAATCGAACCCGAACGAATTCGGCATCTACCCCATGTGCTTTATCACTGGCGCGTCACGGCCAGCTCAACCGCCGGAAGCGCGGCTGCCAAACCCTATGCCACCGTGGCCGGGCAGCGAGCGCTGGCTGACCACCTGAAACGGGTTGCGCCGGAGGCCGAGGTGACCTCGATCAATCCGGGACGTTACCGCGTTCGTTATCCGCTGCCATCGCCGCTACCGCGTGTCAGTGTCTTGATGGGAACCCGCGATCAAGCGCGTTTGACGCAAGTCGCTCTGCACGGCGTTTTGGCGGCCACGGACTATCCCAACCTGGAAGTCGTTCTGGTGGATAATGGCAGTCGTGAAGCCGAGACGCTTCGTCTGTTTGACGCGCTCCGCACCGACGCGCGGGTGCGCGTCATTGCTTATGACGCGCCGTTTAACTTTTCCGCCATCAACAATCTGGCCGCGTCCGAAGCGACCGGAAGCGTTTTCGTTTTGCTGAACAACGATGTGCAGGTCATGCGCCCCGACTGGCTAACGGAGCTTATTCGTCTTGCCATGCGCCCGGATGTTGGCGTGGTTGGGGCAAGGCTTTTGTATCCAGATGACACCATCCAGCATGCGGGTGTGGTGCTGGGGATTCGGGGCGTTGCCGGACACGTTCATCAACGCACGCCACGTCTGGCCCGGAGTGTCCCTTCCAATGTTCAACTGATCTGGAATGAGGTTGTCCGGGAAGTCTCGGCCGTTACTGGCGCGTGTCTGGCACTTCGGCGGGAAGTCTTTGAAGCCGTGGGCGGACTCGACGCCGAAAACCTGCCTGTCGCCTTCAATGATGTGGATTTGTGCCTGCGCGTGCGCGAACGCGGCTACCGAGTTTTGTTTACGCCCTACGTTGAGTTGTATCATCTGGAATCAGCTTCTCGCGGTTCGGACCACCGGCCGGAACGCCAGGCAGCTTTTCGGAAGGAATGCGACTACATGCGCGCGCGGTGGGGTGAACTGCTTGGCGACGACCCATACTACAACCCCAACCTGACGCTCGACCGTTTGGATGCTTCGCCGGCACCGCCGAGGCGTCCGTACTTTTTTCGGGAGTAA